A part of Sulfurifustis variabilis genomic DNA contains:
- a CDS encoding DUF1428 domain-containing protein, whose protein sequence is MSYVDGFVLPVPTRNLAAYRRLARKAGKVWRDHGALEYIECVADDVKPGKHTSFPQSVKLKRGETVVFAWIRYKSRKDRDRVNARVMKDPRLADMMDPRALPFDGKRMFWGGFRAMVDV, encoded by the coding sequence ATGAGCTACGTAGACGGCTTTGTCCTGCCCGTACCCACCCGGAACCTCGCGGCGTACCGTCGCTTGGCCCGCAAGGCGGGGAAGGTCTGGCGCGACCACGGCGCGCTCGAGTACATCGAGTGCGTGGCGGACGACGTGAAACCGGGCAAGCACACGTCCTTCCCGCAGAGCGTGAAGTTGAAGCGGGGCGAGACGGTCGTGTTCGCCTGGATCCGATACAAGTCGCGCAAGGACCGCGACCGCGTCAACGCCAGGGTCATGAAGGACCCGCGACTGGCGGACATGATGGACCCCCGGGCGCTGCCCTTCGACGGCAAGCGAATGTTCTGGGGCGGGTTCCGGGCGATGGTCGACGTCTGA
- a CDS encoding YciI family protein, producing MAYLLLIVEPRDQRRGRTPEEGKRAYEEMVRFGDGLKARGLLRASESLRSDTDGVRVSVRGGKRKLLDGPFAEAKEMVGGFFLVDCETKEQAIAIAAECPAAAWATVEVREIAPCYAD from the coding sequence ATGGCCTACCTGCTCTTGATCGTCGAACCGCGGGACCAGAGACGCGGTCGGACACCGGAAGAGGGAAAGCGCGCCTACGAGGAGATGGTCCGCTTCGGCGACGGCCTCAAGGCCCGGGGGCTCCTCCGGGCGTCCGAATCATTGCGCTCGGACACCGACGGCGTGCGGGTCTCGGTGCGCGGCGGCAAGCGCAAGCTGCTCGACGGCCCGTTCGCCGAAGCCAAGGAAATGGTCGGAGGATTCTTCCTCGTCGACTGCGAAACCAAAGAGCAGGCGATCGCGATCGCCGCCGAGTGCCCGGCGGCCGCCTGGGCGACCGTCGAGGTGCGCGAGATCGCTCCCTGCTATGCCGATTGA